A single genomic interval of Halalkalibaculum roseum harbors:
- a CDS encoding META domain-containing protein has product MFTITAFVACSGANQLSTNPADLQGDWQLTSMDGSQVQMSENYTVSFNTDGTVAGKADCNYFTGEYSASEGGSVSMNGVSTTKVNCSSNSMSNSYLNAVSGSQSFQVRGKNTLTLNTGSAQLVFSKVMSEEG; this is encoded by the coding sequence ATGTTCACAATCACAGCATTTGTTGCCTGTTCCGGTGCAAACCAGTTGTCCACGAATCCGGCAGATCTTCAGGGTGACTGGCAACTGACTTCAATGGACGGTAGCCAGGTTCAAATGAGTGAAAATTATACCGTAAGTTTCAATACTGATGGAACCGTAGCCGGTAAAGCCGATTGTAATTATTTCACCGGTGAATACAGTGCAAGCGAAGGCGGTTCTGTAAGCATGAATGGTGTTTCAACTACAAAAGTAAACTGTAGCTCAAACTCCATGTCTAATTCTTATCTGAATGCTGTTTCCGGATCACAATCTTTTCAGGTTCGAGGAAAGAATACCTTGACCCTGAATACCGGTTCCGCACAATTAGTTTTCAGTAAAGTAATGTCTGAAGAAGGGTAG
- a CDS encoding S66 peptidase family protein, producing MNWSRKTFLKALSLGGVSTALNLTSDYSLRSANSLVKPKRIMPGDTIGLISPGSILPESEKYDEIVQTITNLGFHVVEGPNARKSYGNLAGPDEARASDLNEMFRDPDIDAIIPFRGGWGSNRILDLVDFDSIKENPKALIGFSDITSLLISIYAKTGLITFHGPVGKSEWNEFTVSSFKDTLMSGQKSEYLNKPDTSIDFNVITPGTAEGRLIGGNLTVLTSMLGSDYLPNWEGAILFVEDVGEEVYRIDRMLTQLKLNGILSKLCGFIFGTCVNCEKGNKNSLSLEQVLKDHIQVLGVPSYYGSMIGHIDNMFTLPIGISAKINSQTGSIRLQEIPTK from the coding sequence ATGAATTGGAGTAGAAAGACATTTTTAAAAGCGTTGAGCTTGGGTGGAGTATCCACTGCGTTGAATCTGACTTCCGATTATTCACTGCGCTCTGCAAATTCTTTAGTAAAGCCTAAACGAATTATGCCGGGCGATACCATTGGTTTGATCAGTCCCGGAAGTATACTGCCTGAAAGTGAAAAATATGATGAAATTGTACAGACTATAACGAATCTCGGTTTTCATGTTGTCGAAGGGCCAAATGCAAGAAAAAGCTACGGTAATCTGGCAGGTCCCGATGAGGCAAGGGCATCTGATCTGAATGAAATGTTCCGAGATCCTGATATCGATGCCATCATCCCATTTCGTGGGGGGTGGGGTTCTAACAGGATTCTGGATTTGGTTGATTTTGACAGTATTAAAGAAAATCCCAAGGCTCTAATCGGTTTTAGCGACATTACCTCACTGTTGATCTCTATTTATGCCAAAACAGGACTCATTACCTTTCACGGACCGGTAGGAAAATCGGAATGGAATGAATTCACAGTTTCAAGCTTTAAAGATACCTTAATGAGTGGACAAAAGTCCGAATATCTTAATAAGCCGGATACTTCTATTGATTTCAATGTGATAACTCCTGGAACAGCTGAAGGTAGATTGATTGGAGGAAACCTAACAGTTTTGACATCCATGCTTGGATCTGATTACCTTCCGAACTGGGAAGGAGCCATATTGTTTGTTGAAGATGTGGGAGAAGAAGTTTACAGAATAGACAGGATGTTGACTCAGCTAAAGCTGAATGGAATCCTCAGTAAGCTATGCGGGTTTATATTTGGTACATGTGTAAATTGCGAAAAGGGAAATAAAAATAGTTTAAGTCTGGAACAAGTTTTAAAAGATCATATACAAGTACTGGGGGTACCATCGTATTATGGGTCTATGATCGGACACATTGATAATATGTTTACGCTTCCAATAGGAATTTCAGCCAAAATAAATTCACAAACTGGATCAATTAGATTACAGGAAATTCCAACTAAGTAA
- the nadD gene encoding nicotinate (nicotinamide) nucleotide adenylyltransferase, which translates to MSSDKRGIGLLGGTFDPVHNGHIAICRSYLDSGYIDKLYVVLTPNPPHKTDRELTDFNHRLNMLNLALNDLSNLWVSAIEDKLSRPSYTVNTVMYFRNEFPDEQLYLCIGEDSFNHFTEWYHWEEIIENCTLLVARRPNTDDSNLPEKLKNNARFIGHEEIGISSSEIRDRLSDGEDVAQELPEEVMNYINDHHLYQTAT; encoded by the coding sequence ATGTCTTCAGACAAACGGGGCATAGGTTTGCTTGGCGGTACGTTTGATCCGGTTCACAACGGGCATATTGCCATTTGCCGGTCTTATCTTGATTCTGGGTATATAGACAAGCTTTACGTTGTATTGACACCCAATCCGCCACATAAAACTGACAGGGAACTCACTGATTTCAATCACCGTCTCAATATGCTCAATTTAGCGTTGAATGATCTCTCTAATTTATGGGTATCGGCTATAGAGGATAAATTGTCTAGGCCATCCTATACGGTGAATACGGTTATGTACTTCAGGAATGAATTCCCGGATGAGCAGCTTTATCTATGCATTGGCGAGGATTCCTTTAACCATTTTACAGAATGGTATCACTGGGAAGAAATCATAGAAAACTGCACACTTTTGGTTGCCAGGCGACCCAATACTGATGACAGTAACTTGCCGGAAAAGCTGAAAAACAATGCCCGCTTTATTGGACATGAAGAAATTGGGATATCTTCAAGCGAAATAAGGGATCGGCTTAGTGATGGAGAAGATGTAGCACAAGAGTTGCCTGAAGAGGTCATGAATTATATTAACGATCACCACTTGTACCAAACCGCGACATAG
- a CDS encoding outer membrane protein assembly factor BamD gives MNTHILKYIKSGFVLLIIALVGISCARKDLIKPGDTLPQAFGKASNLFDNGKYGDAVQAFETVIRIGRGTEYAQDAQFLLAESYFNDERYLLAASEYERFQTLYPNSPRREEVDFKNAYCYYKLSPRFKLSQQYTRTAIEKFQLFNSRYPDSERVQESAEYITEMRSKLARKLYSSADLYMRTDRYEAAIIYYDLTIDRYPETEWAERALVNEINAYVIYADNSVTSRQRERYTMAVDSYEKFLQLFPESDLRSRAEDYVDEARVALAEMGPEPDDSTVTASKDGR, from the coding sequence ATGAATACTCATATATTGAAATACATTAAGTCAGGTTTTGTTCTCTTGATCATTGCGCTGGTCGGGATTTCCTGTGCACGAAAAGATTTAATTAAGCCTGGTGACACATTACCTCAGGCTTTTGGTAAAGCCAGCAATCTTTTTGACAATGGGAAGTACGGGGATGCTGTACAGGCTTTTGAAACGGTGATACGCATCGGAAGGGGAACAGAATATGCACAAGACGCACAGTTTCTACTGGCTGAATCTTATTTCAATGACGAGCGGTATCTATTGGCTGCTTCAGAATATGAGCGGTTCCAAACCTTGTATCCTAATTCTCCTAGAAGAGAGGAAGTAGATTTTAAAAACGCTTACTGCTACTACAAACTGAGTCCTCGATTTAAGCTTTCCCAGCAATATACACGCACAGCCATCGAAAAATTTCAGTTATTTAACAGTCGCTATCCCGATTCGGAAAGGGTTCAGGAATCAGCTGAATATATTACCGAAATGCGGTCCAAACTGGCCAGAAAGCTCTACAGTTCCGCTGATCTCTACATGCGCACCGACAGGTACGAGGCTGCAATTATCTATTATGACTTAACTATCGACCGTTACCCTGAAACGGAATGGGCTGAACGGGCGCTGGTAAATGAAATTAATGCTTATGTCATTTATGCCGATAACAGTGTCACTTCACGACAGCGTGAACGCTATACCATGGCCGTTGATAGCTATGAAAAATTCCTGCAGCTTTTTCCCGAAAGTGATCTGCGCAGCAGAGCTGAAGACTATGTGGACGAAGCACGCGTGGCACTTGCTGAAATGGGACCTGAACCTGATGATTCAACAGTTACAGCCTCCAAAGACGGCCGCTGA
- a CDS encoding polyprenyl synthetase family protein — MAFLKSSKEILNITESQKELKSLIHKKLRELEFPERPHSLYDPVRYTLSLGGKRIRPYFALIGCGLCGGEPENALPAGMAIELLHNFTLLHDDIMDAADKRRGKDSVFKKWDASTAILSGDAMYAWAFEQLQYYGNDDSFTKRQYALIMDIFLESARNVCEGQAYDLEFEEAEMVSMQNYLKMIRGKTAALISASFKMGGAVASGNDRQLRNLQEFGTEIGTAFQIQDDLLDVIADPEKFGKKQGGDIIEGKKTYLSILSLESGNKEETKILKNVLQKPVSGKEDVDKIIDIYTSLGVIEKTKATIKHHYENALEHLEVFESSIYKDDIIDYLNKLINREY; from the coding sequence TTGGCCTTTCTGAAAAGCAGCAAAGAGATTTTGAATATCACCGAAAGCCAAAAAGAGCTTAAATCGCTCATCCATAAAAAACTAAGGGAGCTTGAGTTTCCTGAGCGTCCGCACTCTCTATATGATCCGGTTCGCTATACCCTTTCTTTGGGTGGGAAACGTATTCGTCCCTACTTTGCACTGATTGGTTGTGGCTTATGTGGTGGAGAGCCTGAAAATGCTTTGCCTGCGGGGATGGCAATTGAACTGCTTCATAATTTTACCCTGCTTCATGATGATATCATGGACGCCGCTGATAAAAGAAGGGGTAAAGACAGTGTCTTCAAAAAATGGGACGCCTCAACAGCCATTCTTTCAGGAGATGCCATGTATGCCTGGGCATTTGAACAGCTGCAGTATTACGGTAACGATGATTCGTTTACCAAAAGGCAGTATGCTCTTATCATGGATATCTTTCTCGAAAGCGCACGTAACGTTTGTGAAGGGCAGGCATATGATCTTGAATTTGAGGAAGCCGAAATGGTTTCCATGCAGAATTATCTGAAAATGATACGAGGTAAAACTGCTGCTCTGATCAGTGCCTCATTTAAAATGGGGGGAGCAGTGGCAAGCGGTAATGACCGACAACTTCGCAATCTCCAGGAGTTTGGAACCGAAATAGGCACTGCTTTTCAAATTCAGGATGATCTATTGGATGTAATCGCAGACCCGGAGAAGTTCGGGAAGAAGCAAGGCGGAGATATTATTGAAGGCAAGAAAACATATTTGTCTATTCTGTCGTTAGAGAGTGGAAACAAGGAAGAGACAAAGATTCTAAAAAATGTATTGCAAAAACCGGTCTCCGGAAAAGAGGATGTAGATAAAATTATTGACATCTACACAAGCCTGGGTGTGATCGAAAAAACCAAGGCTACGATAAAGCATCATTATGAAAATGCATTAGAGCACCTGGAAGTTTTTGAAAGCTCGATTTATAAAGATGATATTATTGATTATTTAAACAAGCTAATTAATCGCGAATACTGA
- the fni gene encoding type 2 isopentenyl-diphosphate Delta-isomerase: MTIKQRKKDHVDLTISGDTSYTQQTGFDRYYMCHNALPEVNFDEIDTHAEFLGRQFSFPLFISSMTGGYADAGAVNAIIASFCQEHDLPFGVGSQRIMLENQDAIATFSIVREKAPDAYIASNIGGQQLIGGLSDDHYESMVNCIAADAIIVHLNPLQELMQPEGDRNFKGILDGIYKLVNRSTIPVIVKETGAGITSETADKLLNAGVSVIDISGAGGTSWSKVENARPSNSNPESLFNDWGVPTERCLREVVQLKGSYDFEIIASGGIRNGLDMAKALCLGADFTASAQPVIKAVVEKGQEGLEELYLQWIKQLKITMVLTGCEQVSDLDISHLNLKDS; encoded by the coding sequence ATGACCATCAAACAACGAAAAAAGGATCATGTTGACCTGACGATTTCCGGGGATACTTCCTACACCCAGCAAACCGGATTTGATCGGTATTATATGTGTCACAATGCCTTACCGGAGGTGAACTTTGATGAAATTGATACCCATGCTGAATTTCTGGGCCGGCAATTTTCATTTCCTCTTTTTATCTCATCCATGACTGGTGGTTACGCTGATGCAGGAGCGGTGAATGCCATTATTGCTTCTTTTTGCCAGGAGCATGACTTACCGTTTGGTGTAGGGAGTCAGAGGATTATGCTGGAAAATCAGGATGCTATAGCGACATTCTCTATAGTCAGGGAAAAAGCTCCGGATGCCTATATCGCATCCAATATTGGAGGCCAACAATTGATCGGAGGTTTGTCGGATGACCATTATGAGTCAATGGTAAATTGCATAGCTGCCGATGCTATCATTGTTCATCTGAATCCCCTACAAGAGTTGATGCAACCTGAGGGTGACCGGAATTTTAAAGGTATTCTGGATGGGATATACAAATTGGTAAATCGGTCGACTATACCCGTTATTGTTAAGGAAACTGGGGCAGGTATTACAAGTGAAACGGCCGATAAATTATTGAATGCCGGAGTTTCTGTGATTGACATCTCAGGAGCAGGAGGCACCAGTTGGTCAAAAGTGGAAAATGCCAGGCCTTCAAATTCAAATCCCGAATCTCTTTTTAATGATTGGGGAGTGCCCACCGAGCGATGTCTGCGAGAAGTTGTACAGCTAAAAGGCAGCTATGACTTTGAAATTATTGCCTCCGGGGGCATACGTAACGGACTTGATATGGCAAAAGCACTCTGTCTTGGGGCTGATTTTACAGCTTCGGCCCAGCCCGTTATCAAGGCAGTTGTTGAAAAAGGGCAGGAGGGGCTGGAAGAATTGTATCTGCAGTGGATCAAACAACTGAAAATTACTATGGTATTAACAGGCTGTGAACAGGTTTCTGATCTGGATATCAGTCATCTCAATCTAAAGGATTCTTAG
- a CDS encoding GNAT family N-acetyltransferase — MKEHISTSIPEFSIRFASDNDTGLVLSFIKELAAYEKLEHEVEATEENLAKYLFGDNPKAEVIFGEYQNEPVGFALFFHNFSTFLGKPGIYLEDLFVKPDQRGNGYGKVMLTYLAYTAEKRNCGRLEWSVLDWNEPAIGFYEKLGAVPMDEWTVYRVTGLSLKNLANDFRK; from the coding sequence ATGAAGGAGCATATCAGTACTTCAATACCTGAATTTTCCATTCGCTTTGCTTCTGATAATGATACAGGTTTGGTCCTGAGTTTTATCAAAGAGTTGGCTGCTTATGAAAAGCTGGAACATGAGGTTGAAGCTACGGAAGAAAACCTTGCGAAGTATCTTTTTGGAGATAATCCTAAAGCCGAAGTAATTTTTGGTGAGTATCAGAATGAGCCGGTAGGTTTTGCACTTTTCTTTCACAACTTTTCTACCTTCTTAGGTAAGCCCGGTATTTACCTGGAAGATTTATTCGTAAAACCCGATCAGCGTGGTAATGGTTATGGGAAAGTGATGCTCACATATTTGGCATACACGGCAGAGAAAAGAAACTGTGGCAGGCTGGAGTGGTCGGTCCTCGATTGGAATGAGCCGGCAATTGGTTTTTATGAAAAGCTTGGAGCTGTGCCGATGGATGAATGGACGGTTTACAGGGTGACGGGACTGTCACTAAAGAATCTTGCAAACGATTTCAGGAAATGA